From Pelmatolapia mariae isolate MD_Pm_ZW linkage group LG22, Pm_UMD_F_2, whole genome shotgun sequence, a single genomic window includes:
- the LOC135932360 gene encoding glutathione S-transferase A-like, with translation MAKDMTLLWATGSPPCWRVMIALEEKNLQGYNQKLLSFDKMEHKSQQVLDINPRGQIPTFKHGDNVINESYAVCFYLESQFKSQGTKLIPDGPAEQALMYQRMFEGLTFYEKLGAAAFYEWYVPEGERHESALKRNKEALVTELKLWEGYLQKLGSGSYLAGPSFTLADVVIFPTVGALFGFGLSPERYPKLGEYYNLLKERPSVKASWPPHWWENPKDQDTVKDALKDI, from the exons ATGGCCAAGGACATGACTCTGCTGTGGGCGACCGGCTCGCCTCCCTGTTGGAGGGTGATGATCGCTCTGGAGGAGAAGAACCTGCAGGGCTACAACCAAAAACTGCTGTCCTTCGATAAAATGGAGCACAAGTCCCAACAAGTGTTAGATATAAACCCCAGGGGACAG attCCCACTTTCAAACATGGAGACAATGTCATCAATGAATCTTACGCAGTCTGTTTTTACCTGGAG AGCCAGTTTAAATCCCAGGGAACCAAACTGATCCCAGATGGCCCAGCAGAACAAGCTCTGATGTACCAGCGCATGTTTGAGGGTCTCACATTCTACGAGAAACTCG gTGCAGCTGCCTTCTATGAGTGGTATGTCCCTGAAGGTGAGAGACATGAGTCGGCTCTGAAGAGGAACAAAGAAGCTCTGGTCACTGAACTCAAACTCTGGGAGGGTTACTTGCAGAAG ctGGGCTCAGGCTCTTACCTGGCAGGACCGTCTTTCACGCTAGCAGACGTGGTCATCTTTCCAACAGTTGGTGCACTCTTTGGGTTTGG GTTGTCTCCAGAGCGTTATCCTAAACTGGGAGAGTACTACAATCTGCTGAAGGAGAGACCCAGTGTCAAAGCCAGCTGGCCTCCTCATTGGTGGGAGAACCCCAAGGACCAAGATACAGTGAAAGACGCACTGAAAGACATCTGA
- the LOC135933182 gene encoding glutathione S-transferase A-like, whose translation MAKDMTLLWGTGSCPCWRVMIALEEKNLQGYNQKLLSFEKMEHKSQQVLDINPRGQLPTFKHGDNVINESYAACFYLESQFKSQGTKLIPDGPAEQALMYQRMFEGLTFYEKLSAVVYYEWYVPEGERHESALKRNKEALVTELKLWEGYLQKLGSGSYLAGPSFTLADVVIFPTVGALFGFGLSPERYPKLGEYYNLLKERPSVKASWPPHWLENPKDQDTVKDALKDI comes from the exons ATGGCCAAGGACATGACTCTGCTGTGGGGGACCGGCTCTTGTCCCTGCTGGAGGGTGATGATCGCTCTGGAGGAGAAGAACCTGCAGGGCTACAACCAAAAACTGCTGTCCTTCGAGAAAATGGAGCACAAGTCCCAACAAGTGTTAGATATAAACCCCAGGGGACAG cttcCCACTTTCAAACATGGAGACAATGTCATCAATGAATCTTACGCAGCCTGTTTTTACCTGGAG AGCCAGTTTAAATCCCAGGGAACCAAACTGATCCCAGATGGCCCAGCAGAACAAGCTCTGATGTACCAGCGCATGTTTGAGGGTCTCACATTCTACGAGAAACTCA gtgcAGTTGTCTACTATGAGTGGTATGTCCCTGAAGGTGAGAGACATGAGTCGGCTCTGAAGAGGAACAAAGAAGCTCTGGTCACTGAACTCAAACTCTGGGAGGGTTACCTGCAGAAG ctGGGCTCAGGCTCTTACCTGGCAGGACCGTCTTTCACGCTAGCAGACGTGGTCATCTTTCCAACAGTTGGTGCACTCTTTGGGTTTGG GTTGTCTCCAGAGCGTTATCCTAAACTGGGAGAGTACTACAATCTGCTGAAGGAGAGACCCAGTGTCAAAGCCAGCTGGCCTCCTCATTGGCTGGAGAACCCCAAGGACCAAGATACAGTGAAAGACGCACTGAAAGACATCTGA